DNA sequence from the Lysobacterales bacterium genome:
TTGCTCTTCAATCTAGAACATCCCGAGCAGCTGGCGTTCGTTACAGAAGTAAATGAAGACTCGGATGTCGATGAAGACGGCAGCACGGATGAGGGCGACAACGTCGACTCTTCTGAAGACGAGCTGATGGCTCGTTTCAATAAAATGACCTTTGTCGTTGCGACAAAAAAGCTTGAGCAATTGCCTCAATGGGTCAAGGTTTCAGACGTATTTAGGAATTCCAGCGACAAAGAGTTCTTGAAGAAGGCGGGTATCACCAGTATGGATGACCCGCGAATGGAGAAGTACAGTCAGAGACTCGCCCGATTGCGAGATATCAGAAAGTACGTGTATCGCATGGACGTTCTGGAAAGCTCGCTCAGTTACGACGAGGTCACCGAGATTTTCGTTAGGGTAAATTCTCTGGGCGCCAAGCTGAGGAGCTCTGACCTCGCCCTTGCGCAGATTACCGCAAAATGGCGCAACTCACTTTCAATGTTTCAATCCTACCGAACTGAATGTGCAAACCTTGGGTTTGCACTTGATTTGGGCATCTTCCTCAAGAACATGGTTGCCTTCGCGACGGGGCAGTCACGTTTTCTAACTGTCGGAAACTTGAGTATTGATGTACTCCAGTCAGCGTGGATGGAAAGCCGAAAAGGCATGGATTTCGCCCTCAACTTCATGCGCAGCAACGTTGGGGTTGCGAGTCCGACTTTGCTGTCCTCCCCGTTCATTCTCATCACCTTGGCATACTTCGGACATAAGCGTGATTACCATTTGTCTCCGAAGGAAGCGGAAGAGTTACGGTTTTGGACACTGGTCGCAAATGCAAAGGGCCGCTATTCGCGCGGCTCAAGCGAAACCCTCTTGGACCAAGACCTCGCCTCGCTTCGGCAGGGCGGCGGTACGGCAGGATTGGTAGATAGATTGCGACTTCAGGTCG
Encoded proteins:
- a CDS encoding DUF262 domain-containing protein produces the protein MAKAEATVDELVNMIERGSLRLPEMQRGYVWRSPRVRDLMDSLYRGYPSGAILLWQTHEAVPLQDFAVSQQPNPYQSTQLLLDGQQRLTSLSAVVRGAPVQVRGRQKPIELLFNLEHPEQLAFVTEVNEDSDVDEDGSTDEGDNVDSSEDELMARFNKMTFVVATKKLEQLPQWVKVSDVFRNSSDKEFLKKAGITSMDDPRMEKYSQRLARLRDIRKYVYRMDVLESSLSYDEVTEIFVRVNSLGAKLRSSDLALAQITAKWRNSLSMFQSYRTECANLGFALDLGIFLKNMVAFATGQSRFLTVGNLSIDVLQSAWMESRKGMDFALNFMRSNVGVASPTLLSSPFILITLAYFGHKRDYHLSPKEAEELRFWTLVANAKGRYSRGSSETLLDQDLASLRQGGGTAGLVDRLRLQVGRLDIAPEELEGRNQRSALFKTMFLAFSDAGARDWRSNLRISLDHRGAHHRLQFHHIFPKAILRSANRPARAADDISNLSFISGRTNRQISDKAPDTYLHAFIEKNGKSAFDAQCIPIEAELLSVDSYDDFLRERRARIALRLNEFLRVGVKPVET